Part of the Pseudanabaena sp. FACHB-2040 genome is shown below.
CCATCGAAAGTGACTGAAGTAGTTAACAGTGAAGGCTATAGCATGGCACCCCTCAAGAAGCAGTTTCTGAAACTTTGACAAATTCTAGAACGCTTTCGCCCCGGTGTTTGTAGTTGTGCTTAATGTCGATCTGGTGCTTTTGGTGATGGGCATGGATCTCGTCAGCTCGATCTGTTAATGCCTGCTCAATCTTCTTCTGAGCCTTGGTAAAGGACTTGAGGACGTTGATGGAGATAGCCCACTTATCGTCATAGCGATTTGCAGCATCGTTGTAGGCCATGATCGCGTCGATAGCTGCATTGATCAGCTGCTCCGATTCCCCCCGCCTAGAGCGCGCGTGAGGCTTCTTAGATTCCTGAGTAGTTTTGGGAGAAGTTTTGGGGGTGGCAGGTGTAGATCTGGGTGCCGCAGGGGTAGCCCCATTTTGAGAAGCCCCGACAGACTGCTGCTGCCCAACCTGGAGGGCGATGAGCTGCTGCATGACATCGATCAGCCCGCCAATTTTGTCTTCTAGGGTGGAAGTGATCGGTTGCTCGAGTGCTGCACTGGCTTGTTCACGAGCTTCCGCAATCGGTGGTGTTATGGCTTCCTCTCGCTCCGCTTCAGGTTCTGCGGGTTGCTGCGCTAGCCCTCGAAGTTGACCCTGAATCCATCTTACAAGCTGGTTCATTTGCTCATGCTGGTTGCCCTCAAAGCCCAGCACCTCAAAGATCGATTCTAGATGGGCCTTGTCTTCCCTCGTGACTTGGATGCGGGTCGTCTTCATTGATTTTTTGGGTAATGGTTGACTAAGGGTTCCAGTTTGCGGCTGTTGGGCCTGGTGCTTGGCATAGGACTGGGAGAATACTTCAATGGGTGTGATGCCTCCATGTCCTAACTTGATGCCCTTGCGCTTGCCGCCGTACTGAGCAATAACGCTATCGGCAATTTCGTAGTCGCTGTAGTGCCGACTGGTCGCCAGAGAACGTCTCAGCTCTGGGTTCTCTACCTCCATCACGGCATAGTGGCCCTGGATAGCTGCCTTAAACTCTGTCTCGTTGACGTTAGGCGGGCAGTACCAAAAGGTTGCAATGGTGGCATAAACCGCTCTGAACAGGTGTGTGTAGAGGTTGTCTTTGCCCTCTCGTTTAGGCACCAGGGTGGTGAAGTTGCGATCGCACGCCACCTCCACTGCCCGACCGAAGCGTTGGCTCACCTCAGCGACCTCTAGCCCCACAGCTTCGGGCAATTCATGGCGGACTTTGGCGAGGGCTTCAATCACCCGTTCAGCCGTAGTCAGCGTGGGAATCTCAAAAGAGAGTTGCTGCAGTTCTCCCCGGCGCTTCAATGCTCCAGTGAAGGTAACGCTCCACTGTGATTTCTTCTCAAACTTAGCCGTGCTGAGGATTTCGCTAGAGCGTCTTCCGGTCAGTACAGCTAGGCCTGCACAGATATCGGCCCAGTCGGGCTTCTCCAGCAGCCGCACTGCCTGAGCCACAATGCTGTCGGGCCTGACGATGAACTGAACGCTTTCATTGCGATCTGCGACTGACTTCTGCTTATCCAGATTTAGCGCTGTCCACTGGTCGGTTGTGAAATTGATGTGCTCAAGGCTGAAGTGGTCTGGGCTGAGGTAGGTCTTGAGGTAGCGGCGAGTAATATCCATCGGCCCCTGCTGCTGACGTAGGGTTGCTAAACCTCGGCTGCTCCACCAGTCCTGCAGCTCCCGATTGATGGCCTGTGCTTCGGCTCTGCCGTCTGAGGTGTCTGGAAGGGCTTTGATGCGAGGTATCCACGTCTCAATCAGGGGTTTCTCTAGCCAAGCTCTACGTCCCATGTACTGAGGGCTCCTAGGTGTTCATCTAATCCAAATCTATATCCATATACCAAATCTGCATCCATATCAGGCCAAACAGCTTTTGGCTGTTCAGATAACACAAGTATGGAAGCACCGGCTGCTCTGACTGCAGGCAGCGGCAGCTATTTCTAGGTAACGCATCTGCCTTGATTCCCCTACAGGCATTACCTAAGAAACAGGGTACTGAGAGGCTGTGCCCCCAATTGCAGCGCTAAAGGTAGATAGACAAGCCGAAAGCCATGGAGGTTTCCAACTTGCTTGTAGGAAATCGAATCAACCCATGTCATCACTACCCAGAGCGAATGGCCAGCACACAAGGAAGCTCCAATCGACGTAGTGTCCTCACGAAGCTGCTGCCGCTTTCCCCATAGGGACTATCTGATGGTCAGTTGTCTATCCCTTCTTGCGGTCTCCGGTTCCATCAATCACCAGCACTACCTTGTGACCTCTAAGAAGTGACAGAATCAGCTCGATTCTCCGTTGTCTCAGCGCTCCTGCACTCCAGGGTGACTTGACCAAAAACTGTTGTAATGACTGAAGTTATACGAGGCGCTGTCATTTGCTCCGCCTAGCTCCCAGCCCTTTTACTCTAATTTATCTGTCACCAGAATCATTAAAGAGCGATACTTCTGCACAACAGCACCACCTCGGAGGGTAACCTTGCCGTTCTTGACGATTTAATAACTTTCACATGCTGGGCAGTGCATCGGCTCTAATCTACTCGATGCAGCCAATTTTACGCATCACTCTCTAACAGACCAGTGCCCATTCATGAAATCTATCTGACTGCCGCTCCTTAATGTTTTTGATCGACTAACTTAACTTGAAATCGAAGACACGTTTAACTGCACAGGTAGCCTAACTACGAATTCTGTTCCATAGCTTGGCTGAGATTGAAAAAGTAACTGTCCTCCGTGCTTTTCTACAATCTGATAGCTAATTGATAGCCCCAAACCTGTGCCCTGCCCGATTGGTTTCGTGGTGAAAAAGGGGTCAAATAACTTAGCTTGAGTTTGTGTTGGAACTCCTCGGCCGTTATCTTTGATCGAAACTGCAACCCAGCCATCGTCAACACAGCTAGTTGTAATCATGATAATCGGCGACACACCATTTTCGGCCGCAGCAATCAGCAATTCATCGATCGCATTGCTAATCAAATTCATGAACACTTGATTGAGTTGCCCTGCATAGCAATTTACATAAGGAAGGTTACCATAGTGCTTCTCAATCTTGATGGCTATCCCTGAAGGTCCTGGCTTCAAACGATGATGCAAGATAAGCAGCGTACTCTCTAGCCCCTC
Proteins encoded:
- a CDS encoding protelomerase family protein — translated: MGRRAWLEKPLIETWIPRIKALPDTSDGRAEAQAINRELQDWWSSRGLATLRQQQGPMDITRRYLKTYLSPDHFSLEHINFTTDQWTALNLDKQKSVADRNESVQFIVRPDSIVAQAVRLLEKPDWADICAGLAVLTGRRSSEILSTAKFEKKSQWSVTFTGALKRRGELQQLSFEIPTLTTAERVIEALAKVRHELPEAVGLEVAEVSQRFGRAVEVACDRNFTTLVPKREGKDNLYTHLFRAVYATIATFWYCPPNVNETEFKAAIQGHYAVMEVENPELRRSLATSRHYSDYEIADSVIAQYGGKRKGIKLGHGGITPIEVFSQSYAKHQAQQPQTGTLSQPLPKKSMKTTRIQVTREDKAHLESIFEVLGFEGNQHEQMNQLVRWIQGQLRGLAQQPAEPEAEREEAITPPIAEAREQASAALEQPITSTLEDKIGGLIDVMQQLIALQVGQQQSVGASQNGATPAAPRSTPATPKTSPKTTQESKKPHARSRRGESEQLINAAIDAIMAYNDAANRYDDKWAISINVLKSFTKAQKKIEQALTDRADEIHAHHQKHQIDIKHNYKHRGESVLEFVKVSETAS